The DNA sequence CGCGCAGAGCGTGCGCGAGGGCAAGCCGGAGAAGATCCTGGACAAGATCGCGGCCGGCAAGCTCGAGAAGTACTTCCAGGAGTTCTGCCTGCTGGAGCAGCCCTTCATCCGCGATCCCGACCGCACGATCGAGGATCTGCGCAAGGAGGTCGCCGTCAAGACGGGCGAGAACGTCCGCATTCGACGTTTCGCCAGGTTTCAGCTCGGCGAGGCGGAGGAGTAGTGGGCGCACCCAAGTATAGGCGCATCCTGGTCAAGCTCAGCGGCGAGATCTTCGCCGGCGGAGATCGGTTCGGGATCGACGCCGCCAGCGTCCGTCGGCTGGCGCAGGAGCTCAAGGAGGTGCGCGAGATCGGGGTCGAGATCGCAATCGTGGTCGGCGGGGGCAATATCTTCCGCGGGCGCAGCCGCGCGCCCTTTGACATCGAGCGTACCACCGCCGACTACATGGGCATGCTCGCCAGCGTCCTCAACGCCCTGGCGCTGCAGGATGCGCTGGAGAAGCTGGGGGTCTATACCCGCGTGCAGAGCGCGATCCAGATGCAGGAGGTGGCCGAGCCCTACATCCGGCGGCGCGCGGTGCGCCACCTGGAGAAGGGACGCATCGTCATTTTCGCCGCCGGCACCGGCAATCCGTACTTCACCACCGATACCGCGGCGGCGCTGCGCGCGGCGGAGGTGGGCGCCGAGGCGCTGCTCAAGGGCTCGACCGTGGACGCGATCTACGACCGCGACCCCAAGCTCGATGCGGGCGCCCAGCGGCTGGCTCGTCTCGATTACATGGAGGCGCTGACGCGGCGCATCAAGGCGCTCGACGCCACCGCCGTCTCGCTGAGCCAGGACACGGGCCTGCCTATCATCCTCTTCGACATCCGGGAGCCGGGCAATCTCAAGCGCGTGGTGCTCGGCGAAGCCATCGGCAGCGTCATATCGGCACCCGGCGGTGGGTAGCGCCATGCCGCTCGCCCCAGGACGCGACCGGGAGCACCGAAGCGTCGCCATGATGTCGGATCGGGCCGCGAGCCGACGAGCCGGGGCAGGCGCGTCATCCCGGGCCGGGTGCGCCAGGGAGGCTAACCATGACGACAGATCCCGTGGCCGGGGTCTTGGACGAAACCGCGCACCACATGGATCAGGCGCTGGAAGCGACGCGGCGTGAGTTCGCTACCATTCGCAGCGGCCGCGCCAACCCCGCGTTGCTCGACCGCATCACGGTTGAGGCCTACGACACCCACATGCCCCTCAACCAGCTCGCTACCATTTCCGCGCCCGAGCCGCGGATGCTGATCATCGCGCCCTGGGACCAGACCCTGATCGGCGCCATCCGCAACGCGCTCACCCGGTCCGATCTCGGCCTCAACCCCTCGACCGACGGCCGCCTCCTGCGGGTGCCGGTGCCGGAACTGAGTGAGGAGCGCCGCCGGGATCTCGCCAAGCTGGTGGGCCGCAAGGCGGAGGAGAGCCGGGTCGCGATCCGCAATCTCCGCCGCGAAGCGGTCGAGAAGTTGCGCAAGCTGCAGAAGGCGGGCGACATCTCGGAGGACGACGCGCGGCGCGCCCAGGACCAGGTGCAGAAAGCCACCGACGCCCACACGCGGGAGGTGGACCGGCTCCAAGAAGCGAAGGCGGCGGAGATCATGGAGGTGTGAGCGTGACCGGCAGCGCACCGCCCCCGCTCATCGGTCTCGACCCGCAGCAGGCGCGACGGCGGGCGACGGAGGCGGGGTGGGAGGTCGCGGAGCTGGCCGTCACTACGCCGCCGTCAGCGGCCCCTAGCGGCCCCCAGCGGGTTGTCGGTCAGGCGGTGGTAGGGCCGCGCACCCTGTCCCTGGTGGTCGCGGCCTCGGTGGCCCCGGCGCGCCCGTGCCGGCGGGCGCGCGAGCAGACCCCGGCATGAAACGACATCCCTGCGAGCCCCCGCCCCCGCCCACGGCCGAGGAGCTGATGGCGACGCTCGACCGCGAACGGTTGCCGCGCCACGTGGCCATTATCATGGACGGCAACGGCCGCTGGGCGCAGGAGCGGTCGCTGCCGCGCGTCATGGGCCACCAGGCGGGAGCGGAGAGCGTGCGCGCGGCGGTGGAGCTGTGCGACGAGGTGGGCATCGGTGTGCTCACGCTGTACACGTTCTCGTCGGAAAACTGGGCGCGCCCGCGGGAAGAGGTCGCGGGCCTGATGCACCTGATCGCGGAGAAGATGCGCGTCGAGCTGCCGGAGATGCACGAGCGCAACGTGCGGGTGCGCGCCATCGGCCGGCTGCACGAGTTGCCGCCGCGGGTGCGGACGATCCTGGAGCAGGCGGAGGAGGTCACCGCGAAAAACTCCGGTCTGCGCTTCCATCTGGCGATCAATTACGGCGGTCGCGCCGAGATCGCGGATGCGGCGCGAGCGATGGCGGCGCAGGTCGCGTCCGGCGACCTGCGGCCGGAGGACGTATCGGAGGAGCGTCTCGCTCACCACCTTTATGCGCCGGAGGTGCCGGATCCGGACCTGCTGGTGCGCACCGGCGGGGAGATGCGCGTGAGCAACTACTTGCTGTGGGAGATCGCCTACGCCGAGATCGTGGTGGTGCCGACGCTGTGGCCTGATTTCCGGCGCCAGGACTTGCTCGCCGCGCTGGCGGAATACCAGCGGCGCCGACGCCGATTCGGCAGGGTCGGGGACGACCTCTGACTGCCAGCGGCGTCGCGGCGCTGGCGTCGTGCCGGCGGTCAGGGGGCGTCACCCCGAAGACAAGCGCCAGGGCCGGCGGGGGACGACTCGCTATGCGGGTGATCATGGAGTGCCCGCGGTGCGGGCGGCAGAACGCTCGCACCTTGCAGCACTGCCAGGCGTGCAACGAGTGGCTGCACGGAGCCAGCGCGGTCGTGGGCGTGTGCCCGCAGTGCCACCTGCCGGTGCGCGAGAGCGAATTGGCATGCTCCAACTGCGGCGCTTACCTGGATCCCCGGCTCGAGCAGGAAGGAGGGCCGCGCCTGCCGCAGGAGAAGCGCCTCGGCCTGCGCGCGCGCAAGGCGATGGCGGAGCCGGGGCGAGCCGCCGCCCGCCTCATCTCGGCCGCGTTCCTGTGCCGGGCGGTGGGAGCGGCGGTGGTGGTGGCCTCCCTGGCGCGGGGGATCGTGGCGGTGCAGGAACTGCGCGTCGCCGCCACTCCCGACGAGGCGATGTTCATAGCTTACGCGGCGGTGTTGTGGGCGCTGGCGGGCATCGTGGGGGTGGGCTTGCTGGTGGCCGGGTTCGTGATCCTGCGCCCGCCGCGCTGACGCGCCTGCGCCGCTGCGCGCAGGCACGGCCGATGGGCCGCCGGAGCAAGATGGAAGTCAACGACCGCACTAAGCCAGAGCCGACCGACGCCGCGCGCGGGGAAGTGCGCCGCTGGCGAATGCTGGCGCTGGCGGCGGCCGCCTACCTGGGGCTCGGGCTGCTGGCGGGGCCACGGGCGCTCGCCGCGCTCAAGCCGGGGCCGCTGCTGGTGGGCCTGGCGGTGGTGGCGGGGATCGCGTACATCCTGATCGCGCTGGCGATGGTGGTGCTGGCGTGCCGACTGCCCCTGTCATGGAAAGGGCAACTGGGAGCAGGGCTGGCCTTCGCCGCCGCTTTCGGCGCTGCGCGGGCGGCCCATGTTTCGTTGCTGGGCGATCTGTCGCTGGTGCTGGCGGCGTTGTTCGCGGGCGCGCTGGCCTCGCGCGTGATCCGGGAGCGCAACATGCTGGTGCCGGTGGTGGTGGCGGCGGCTGCGGTGGACACCTGGGGCGTCTATTGGGGATTTGTGGCGGAGATCGGCAGACGGGCGCCGGAGGTGGTCAAGCAGTTCAGCGCCGCCGTGCCCGGGGCGGCGGCTGCGGAACTGCCGGTGCCGCTGCTCAGCTCGGTGGGCGCCGGCGACTTCCTGTTCATGGCGCTGTTCGTGGCCGCGGTGTGGCGGCTGGGAATGAATCTGCGCGGCACGCTGTGGGCGCTGTTCGGGGTTTACCTGGTGGTGCCGGCGGCTTTCGCCGCCGTCTCGGCGGTGACCGCGTCAGAGGCGCCGGCGCTGCCGGGGCTGGTGTTCGTGGGATTCGCGACGGCGGCGGCCAACTGGCGGCATTTCCACTTCTCGCGCGCGGAGAGGTTCGCGCTGCTGTACGCGGCGATGGCGTTGACGGCGCTCATCCTGGCGGCGTGGGGGGTGAAGCGGGCGCTGGGAGGCTGAGGGCGGAACGTACGTCATTCTGGTGAACGAAGTGAAGGATCTTGCCCTCGATGTCTGCCCGGCCAAGATGCCTTCGGCTTCGCTCAGGGCAGGCCCTTCGCCTCCGGCGGCTAGGTCGCTGCGCGACCGCCGTGGCGGCCTTCGGCCTAGCCACTCAGGATGACATAAGCGCAGGAGGACATGGTGACCGATAGGTACGAGCCGCAGCCGCTCGAGGCGAAATGGCAGCAGCGATGGGCGCAAGCGCGTCTGTTCGAAGCGCCCGATCGCTCGCACCAGCCGAAGTTCTACTACCTCGACATGTTCGCCTATCCCTCGGGTGACCTGCACTGGGGGCATGTTCGCAACTACACTGTTGGCGACGTGATGGCGCGCTACCACGTCATGCGCGGCGAGCATGTGCTGCACTGCACGGGTTTCGATGCCTTCGGGCTGAATGCCGAGAACGCGGCGATCAAGCGCGGCGTTCATCCCGCCGCTTGGACCGAACACAACGTGGCGCAGATGGAGCAGCAGCTTCGGCGCATGGGCTACTCCTTCGACTGGAGCCGCGAGGTCAACACCTCCCGGCCCGAGTACTACAAGTGGACGCAGTGGCTGTTCCTCCAGCTCTACCGGGCTGGGCTGGCCTTCAAGCAGCGGGCTCCCGTCAACTGGTGCCCATCGTGCGCGACCGCGCTGGCCAACGAGCAGGTCATCGGCGGGCTCTGCGAGCGGTGCGACACCGCGGTCGCGCCGAAGGAGATGGAGCAGTGGTTCTACCGCACCACCCAGTACGCCGACCGTCTGCTCGCCGGCCACGACAAGATTGACTGGCCCGAAGACGTCAAGCTCATGCAGCGCAACTGGATCGGGCGCAGCGAGGGCGTCGAGTTCGACATGGCTATCGCCGATTCCCCGCACCGGGTCGCCGTTTATACGACCCGGCCGGACACCGTCTTCGGCGTTACCTACGTGGTGCTGGCGCCCGAGCACCCGCTGGTGAACGAGATCATCAGCGGCGAGCAGCGCACGGCGGTGACCGCCTATCGCGAGCAGGCGCGCAAGAAGGCCGAGCTCGAACGCATCGCCGACACCGCCAAGGACGGCGTCTTCACCGGTGCCTACGCGGTCAACCCGATGACCGACGAGCGGGCGCCGGTGTGGGTCGCCGACTACGTCCTCATGGGCTACGGCACCGGCGCCATCATGGCCGTGCCCGCGCACGACCAGCGCGACTTCGAGTTCGCCCGGCGCTACGGCCTGCCGATCCGCGTGGTCATCAACCCGCCGGGCGCGACGCTCGATCCGGCGACCATGCCCGAGGCTTACGTGGAGTCCGGGGTGCAGGTCAACTCCGGCCGCTTTGACGGTCTGCCCAGCGAGGAGGGGTGGCGGGCGATCGCCGACGGGATGGAGCACATGGGTATCGGCCGGCGCACGGTCAAATACCGTCTGCGTGACTGGCTCATCTCACGCCAGCGCTACTGGGGCGCGCCCATTCCCATCATCTACTGCGACCAGTGCGGGACGGTGCCGGTGCCGGAGCGAGATCTGCCCGTGCTGCTGCCGCCGCAGGCGCCCTTTACCGGCAAGGGCGGGTCACCGCTGGAGGCGGTGCCGCAGTTCGTTAACACCACGTGCCCGGAGTGCGGTGGCAAGGCACGGCGCGATGTGGACACCATGGACACCTTCGTCTGCTCGTCGTGGTATTTCCTCCGTTATACCAGCCCCCATGACGCCGAGCGCGCCTTCG is a window from the Armatimonadota bacterium genome containing:
- the pyrH gene encoding UMP kinase; amino-acid sequence: MGAPKYRRILVKLSGEIFAGGDRFGIDAASVRRLAQELKEVREIGVEIAIVVGGGNIFRGRSRAPFDIERTTADYMGMLASVLNALALQDALEKLGVYTRVQSAIQMQEVAEPYIRRRAVRHLEKGRIVIFAAGTGNPYFTTDTAAALRAAEVGAEALLKGSTVDAIYDRDPKLDAGAQRLARLDYMEALTRRIKALDATAVSLSQDTGLPIILFDIREPGNLKRVVLGEAIGSVISAPGGG
- the frr gene encoding ribosome recycling factor — encoded protein: MDQALEATRREFATIRSGRANPALLDRITVEAYDTHMPLNQLATISAPEPRMLIIAPWDQTLIGAIRNALTRSDLGLNPSTDGRLLRVPVPELSEERRRDLAKLVGRKAEESRVAIRNLRREAVEKLRKLQKAGDISEDDARRAQDQVQKATDAHTREVDRLQEAKAAEIMEV
- a CDS encoding isoprenyl transferase, whose protein sequence is MKRHPCEPPPPPTAEELMATLDRERLPRHVAIIMDGNGRWAQERSLPRVMGHQAGAESVRAAVELCDEVGIGVLTLYTFSSENWARPREEVAGLMHLIAEKMRVELPEMHERNVRVRAIGRLHELPPRVRTILEQAEEVTAKNSGLRFHLAINYGGRAEIADAARAMAAQVASGDLRPEDVSEERLAHHLYAPEVPDPDLLVRTGGEMRVSNYLLWEIAYAEIVVVPTLWPDFRRQDLLAALAEYQRRRRRFGRVGDDL
- a CDS encoding zinc ribbon domain-containing protein, whose amino-acid sequence is MRVIMECPRCGRQNARTLQHCQACNEWLHGASAVVGVCPQCHLPVRESELACSNCGAYLDPRLEQEGGPRLPQEKRLGLRARKAMAEPGRAAARLISAAFLCRAVGAAVVVASLARGIVAVQELRVAATPDEAMFIAYAAVLWALAGIVGVGLLVAGFVILRPPR
- the leuS gene encoding leucine--tRNA ligase, translating into MVTDRYEPQPLEAKWQQRWAQARLFEAPDRSHQPKFYYLDMFAYPSGDLHWGHVRNYTVGDVMARYHVMRGEHVLHCTGFDAFGLNAENAAIKRGVHPAAWTEHNVAQMEQQLRRMGYSFDWSREVNTSRPEYYKWTQWLFLQLYRAGLAFKQRAPVNWCPSCATALANEQVIGGLCERCDTAVAPKEMEQWFYRTTQYADRLLAGHDKIDWPEDVKLMQRNWIGRSEGVEFDMAIADSPHRVAVYTTRPDTVFGVTYVVLAPEHPLVNEIISGEQRTAVTAYREQARKKAELERIADTAKDGVFTGAYAVNPMTDERAPVWVADYVLMGYGTGAIMAVPAHDQRDFEFARRYGLPIRVVINPPGATLDPATMPEAYVESGVQVNSGRFDGLPSEEGWRAIADGMEHMGIGRRTVKYRLRDWLISRQRYWGAPIPIIYCDQCGTVPVPERDLPVLLPPQAPFTGKGGSPLEAVPQFVNTTCPECGGKARRDVDTMDTFVCSSWYFLRYTSPHDAERAFDPEAVRYWMPVDLYIGGREHATMHLIYARFFCMALHDLGLIEFEEPFQRLFNHGVISLGGKKMSKSRGNIASPDGMCERYGADTARLFILFIAPPGEPAEWSEAGAEGLYRFIGRTWRLISGAEPVFDRDWAATLESSQPSSAGSALRRKTHQTIAKVTADIERLHHNTAISALMELVTQVSDLAGDAPAALPPADRAALSEAMATLPVLLSPFAPHLADELAEELGILGDATSMFQAAWPQADARIAREEEVTLVVQVNGKVRDRLMVAAGADEERLKQLALESEKAQAFLAGKTVRNIVVVPDKLVNIVAG